A stretch of Brassica rapa cultivar Chiifu-401-42 chromosome A08, CAAS_Brap_v3.01, whole genome shotgun sequence DNA encodes these proteins:
- the LOC103832572 gene encoding probable WRKY transcription factor 10, with amino-acid sequence MEMTSYSASQLIFSIAPPSPDAIIGPPEMVESSGGNHATMMISNNGLPHQQMDVDQAPEDHNIIDLNVVPSSPKTREDEVSNIIGTLRTGRYNEGVIIQMESEENNLDDGYSWKKYGQRLIMGNQNTRSYYKCTFAGCDVKKHVERRADNVKLLVITYYGNHEHDAPVQRRKCYSLKKRSGSSMFQDASNRTPRVNSSEGETV; translated from the exons ATGGAGATGACGTCCTACTCGGCTTCACAATTGATTTTCAGC ATTGCCCCTCCTTCTCCAGATGCCATTATCGGGCCTCCAGAGATGGTGGAAAGTTCCGGTGGCAATCATGCAACAATGATGATATCCAACAACGGTCTTCCTCATCAGCAGATGGACGTTGATCAGGCTCCTGAAGATCACAACATTATTGATCTAAACGTCGTTCCTTCATCTCCAAAAACAAG GGAAGATGAGGTATCAAACATTATTGGAACCTTAAGAACGGGCAGATACAATGAAGGGGTCATAATTCAAATGGAAAGTGAAGAAAACAATCTTGACGATGGTTATAGCTGGAAAAAATATGGTCAGAGACTCATCATGGGGAACCAAAATACGAG GAGTTACTACAAATGCACATTTGCTGGGTGCGATGTGAAGAAGCATGTGGAGAGAAGAGCAGACAATGTGAAGTTATTGGTGATTACATACTATGGGAATCATGAGCACGATGCACCAGTTCAACGCAGAAAGTGTTACTCTCTAAAGAAGAGGTCAGGTTCTTCAATGTTTCAAGATGCTAGCAATCGAACCCCTCGTGTCAACAGCTCAGAAGGGGAAACAGTTTGA
- the LOC117127324 gene encoding uncharacterized protein At1g43920, Chloroplastic-like: MNRGIPSNCGCGGEIRTFTSGTQENPGRPFYRCETRGEDHLFKWVEEAVLEEVEDVLPKVAVHEIEIAKMKADIEDLMEVALNNKVEIQKNKVMIKTLMVYSLFVSAAFVVYVLY; encoded by the exons ATGAACCGTGGGATTCCTTCGAATTGTGGATGTGGAGGAGAGATAAGGACGTTCACATCAGGCACCCAAGAGAATCCAGGACGTCCCTTCTACCGTTGTGAAACCAGAGGAGAG GATCACTTGTTCAAATGGGTGGAAGAAGCTGTACTTGAAGAGGTTGAAGATGTATTGCCTAAAGTAGCAGTCCATGAAATCGAAATTGCAAAGATGAAGGCTGATATTGAAGATTTGATGGAAGTTGCTTTGAACAAcaaagtcgaaattcagaagaACAAAGTGATGATCAAAACTCTTATGGTGTATTCTCTCTTTGTCAGTGCAGCGTTTGTTGTGTATGTGCTTTACTGA
- the LOC117127323 gene encoding uncharacterized protein LOC117127323 translates to MGPKMRRSNKKKGSSRVEKEVQTEQTVVETVAERNDGGSGEREAGKEGEAGQQGEAGGEGEVGNEGEAGEQGEAGGEGEVGNEGEAGEQGEAGGEGEDDGEDDCEAIVDDDEDELEEDEVNGIRVDEEDCEDLGVHFGDVAREPEEDIDADSGDDIWDEDTIPDPLSSDDDEEAVIRKETRANTVDSEELLFLGKTFNCAADFKVALLRYSLRTRYDIKLYKSNAKQLGAKCSDKETECPWRVYCSYERRKHKMQIKVYINEHICLRSGYSKMLKRSSIASIFEDRLRINPKFTKKEMVAEIKREFNLIVTEEQCAKAKSKLYRERKAGHELHFSRIWDYKAELMRSNPYSTVVIETIPGATPTSKQRFDRMYVCFTSQRETWVESCRPIIGLDGAFLKWDIKGHLLAAVGRDGDNRIVPIAWAVVEIENNINWEWFVKLIKADLGLESGAKITIISDKQKGLVNAVKEELPDAEHRMCARHILANWKRDSKDPQLEILFWRIARSYTEGDYKDNLKALRDFSPGAYDSLLRTNPEAWSRAYFRIGSCCNDNLNNLSESFNKTIKEARKKPLLELLDDIRRQCMVRNAKRALVASRLKTRFTKRAHKEIEATKEKAKDCRRFTACGDLHEIVESDIAYTVDMQARTCGCIKWQLTGIPCIHASCVIMAKKLSFGDFVSNYYTANMWRLTYSRGIRPVQGMKLWPRLNRLPVLPPPYRLGNRGRPSNYERKKGQNESSSSTKLSRDRRVITCSNCHEENHNKATCTNSTVEPPPKRPRGRPRIHFQGETSEGLSQGPSQEIPQGSQIG, encoded by the exons ATGGGTCCGAAGATGAGACGTAGCAACAAGAAAAAAGGTTCGAGTAGAGTTGAAAAAGAGGTTCAAACCGAGCAGACAGTAGTTGAAACTGTTGCAGAAAGAAACGATGGAGGAAGTGGAGAAAGAGAAGCGGGTAAAGAAGGAGAAGCGGGTCAACAAGGAGAAGCGGGTGGAGAAGGAGAAGTGGGTAACGAAGGAGAAGCGGGTGAACAAGGAGAAGCGGGTGGAGAAGGAGAAGTGGGCAACGAAGGAGAAGCGGGTGAACAAGGAGAAGCGggtggagaaggagaagacgaTGGAGAAGATGATTGTGAAGCTATTGtcgatgatgatgaggatgagcTAGAAGAGGACGAGGTCAATGGAATCAGAGTCGATGAAGAAGATTGTGAAGATTTAGGAGTTCACTTTGGAGATGTTGCTAGAGAACCAGAGGAAGATATTGATGCAGACAGCGGCGACGACATCTGGGATGAAGATACCATTCCCGATCCATTATCATCTgacgacgacgaagaagctgtgattCGTAAGGAGACGCGTGCCAATACAGTCGACAGTGAAGAGCTCTTGTTCCTGGGAAAGACGTTCAACTGTGCTGCTGATTTCAAGGTTGCATTGCTAAGGTACTCTCTACGGACTAGGTATGACATTAAACTCTACAAGTCAAATGCAAAGCAGCTTGGTGCAAAATGTTCAGACAAAGAGACAGAGTGTCCATGGAGAGTGTATTGTTCTTATGAGAGGAGGAAGCACAAAATGCAGATTAAAGTCTACATCAATGAGCATATATGTCTGAGATCGGGCTACTCTAAGATGTTAAAAAGATCATCAATTGCGTCAATCTTCGAAGATAGATTGAGGATAAACCCGAAGTTCACTAAGAAGGAAATGGTTGCTGAGATAAAGAGAGAGTTCAATTTAATTGTCACTGAGGAGCAATGCGCGAAAGCCAAGTCAAAACTCTACCGAGAAAGGAAAGCTGGTCATGAATTACACTTCTCGCGCATATGGGATTATAAGGCAGAGCTGATGAGATCGAACCCATATTCTACTGTGGTGATTGAGACTATTCCAGGGGCTACTCCAACAAGCAAACAGCGATTTGATCGCATGTATGTTTGTTTTACATCACAAAGAGAAACTTGGGTTGAAAGTTGTAGGCCTATCATCGGGTTAGATGGTGCATTCTTGAAGTGGGATATCAAAGGCCATCTACTAGCTGCTGTTGGAAGAGATGGAGATAATAGGATAGTACCAATCGCATGGGCTGTGGTTGAGATTGAGAATAATATCAATTGGGAATGGTTTGTGAAGCTCATCAAAGCTGATTTGGGACTGGAAAGTGGTGCTAAGATCACAATAATCTCGGACAAGCAAAAG GGACTGGTGAATGCTGTGAAAGAAGAGCTTCCAGATGCTGAACATAGAATGTGTGCAAGACACATTTTAGCCAACTGGAAGAGAGATAGCAAAGATCCACAACTAGAGATTCTATTTTGGAGAATAGCACGCAGCTACACCGAAGGAGATTACAAGGACAATCTGAAAGCCCTTAGGGATTTTAGTCCAGGTGCGTATGATTCTCTACTTAGAACAAACCCTGAAGCATGGTCTAGGGCTTACTTTAGAATAGGATCATGTTGTAATGACAACCTCAACAACCTTAGTGAGTCTTTCAATAAGACCATAaaggaagccagaaagaaacCGTTGCTTGAGTTATTAGACGACATAAGGAGACAGTGTATGGTTCGTAATGCCAAAAGAGCTTTGGTAGCTTCACGGTTGAAGACAAGATTCACTAAGAGAGCACATAAGGAAATAGAAGCTACTAAAGAAAAGGCAAAGGATTGCAGAAGGTTTACAGCTTGTGGAGATCTTCATGAGATTGTAGAATCTGATATTGCATACACGGTGGATATGCAAGCTAGAACTTGCGGCTGTATAAAGTGGCAGTTGACAGGCATACCGTGTATCCATGCCTCATGTGTTATCATGGCGAAGAAGCTAAGCTTTGGTGACTTTGTGTCTAACTATTACACAGCGAACATGTGGCGGTTAACCTATTCTCGTGGTATTAGACCTGTTCAAGGTATGAAATTATGGCCTAGACTTAATAGGTTACCTGTCTTACCACCGCCCTATAGATTAGGAAACCGAGGTCGACCAAGCAACTATGAGAGAAAGAAAGGCCAAAATGAATCTTCTTCATCAACAAAGTTATCTCGAGATAGGCGTGTGATCACCTGTTCTAACTGCCATGAAGAAAACCACAACAAAGCTACATGCACAAATTCCACTGTTGAGCCACCACCAAAAAGGCCAAGAGGACGACCAAGAATTCATTTTCAG gGAGAAACATCGGAAGGGCTGTCTCAAGGACCATCACAAGAGATTCCTCAAGGATCACAAATAGGATGA
- the LOC103832573 gene encoding probable WRKY transcription factor 10: MEMTSFSASQLIFTIAPPSPDAIIGPPEMVESSGGDHATMMISNNGLPHQRMDVDQAPEDHNIIDVLNVEPSSPKRRGNEVSLSNMIIASRTGRYDERVIIQMKSEENNLDDGYSWKNYGQKLIRGNPNVRRYYKCTFSGCDVKKHVERRADNAKSLVITYYGNHEHDAPVQRRKSYSLKKRSGSSMFQDASNRTPRLGRPPFSSSAFQVFPPSLEPHLGMTQINMNGLSKLPSLPANQMVHRYTWG; this comes from the exons ATGGAGATGACGTCCTTCTCGGCTTCACAATTGATTTTCACC ATTGCCCCTCCTTCTCCAGATGCCATTATCGGGCCTCCAGAGATGGTGGAAAGTTCCGGTGGCGATCATGCAACAATGATGATATCCAACAACGGTCTTCCTCATCAGCGGATGGACGTTGATCAGGCTCCTGAAGATCACAACATTATTGATGTTCTAAACGTCGAACCTTCATCTCCAAAAAGAAG GGGAAATGAGGTATCATTATCAAACATGATTATAGCCTCAAGAACGGGCAGATACGATGAAAGGGTCATAATTCAAATGAAAAGTGAAGAAAACAATCTTGACGATGGTTATAGCTGGAAAAACTATGGTCAGAAACTCATCAGGGGGAACCCAAATGTGAG GAGGTACTACAAATGCACATTCAGTGGGTGCGACGTGAAGAAGCATGTGGAGAGAAGAGCAGACAATGCGAAGTCATTGGTGATTACATACTATGGGAATCATGAGCACGATGCACCAGTTCAACGCAGAAAGAGTTACTCTCTAAAGAAGCGGTCAGGTTCTTCAATGTTTCAAGATGCTAGCAATCGAACCCCTCGATTAGGCAGGCCACCTTTTTCCTCTTCGGCCTTTCAGGTTTTCCCTCCTTCGTTGGAACCACACCTTGGTATGACACAGATCAATATGAATGGACTCTCTAAACTGCCGAGTTTACCAGCCAACCAGATGGTACATAGGTATACATGGGGATAA
- the LOC103832574 gene encoding L-ascorbate oxidase homolog produces MKVGVKILAVCLCVATVTVVMVQAEDPYFHHVWNVTYGSASPLGVPQQVILINGQFPGPNLNSTSNNNVIVNVFNNLDKPFLITWNGIQHRKNSWQDGTAGTMCPIPPGKNFTYHFQPKDQIGSYFYYPTTAMHRAAGAFGGLRVNSRLLIPVPYADPEDDYTVLINDWYTKSHTQLKKFLDSGRTIGRPDGILINGKAGKGDGSDQPLFTLKQGKTYRVRICNVGLKTSLNFRIQNHKMKLVEMEGSHVLQNDYDSLDVHVGQCFGVIVTANQEPKDYYMVASTRFLKKALATTGLLRYEGGKGLASPQLPAAPVGWAWSLNQFRSFRWNLTASAARPNPQGSYHYGKINITRTIKLVNTQGKIDGKLRYALSGVSHTDPETPLKLAEYFGVADKVFKYDIISDNPTSDQIKNIKIEPNVLNITHRTFIEVVFENHEKSVQSWHLDGYSFFAVAVEPGTWTPEKRKNYNLLDAVSRHTVQVYPKCWAAILLTFDNCGMWNIRSENSERRYLGQQLYASVLSPEKSLRDEYNMPESSLQCGLVKDKPKINPYAGA; encoded by the exons atgaaGGTAGGGGTTAAAATATTGGCCGTGTGCCTATGCGTCGCGACGGTGACAGTCGTGATGGTCCAAGCGGAGGATCCTTACTTTCACCACGTGTGGAACGTAACGTATGGATCCGCATCTCCTCTCGGTGTTCCACAACAAGTCATTCTCATTAACGGTCAATTCCCTGGTCCTAACCTCAACTCAACTTCTAACAACAACGTCATCGTTAATGTATTCAACAACCTGGACAAGCCTTTCCTCATTACTTG GAATGGAATCCAGCATAGGAAGAACTCATGGCAAGATGGAACGGCTGGAACAATGTGTCCAATCCCACCGGGTAAGAACTTCACATACCATTTCCAGCCGAAGGATCAGATCGGTAGCTATTTCTACTACCCAACAACGGCTATGCATCGTGCTGCGGGTGCCTTTGGTGGCCTCCGTGTGAACAGCCGTCTCCTAATCCCGGTACCGTATGCTGACCCTGAAGATGACTACACTGTCCTTATCAACGATTGGTACACCAAAAGCCACACCCAGCTCAAGAAGTTCCTAGATAGTGGCCGTACTATTGGCCGTCCAGATGGCATTCTCATCAATGGTAAGGCCGGAAAAGGCGATGGGTCCGACCAGCCTCTTTTCACCTTAAAGCAAGGGAAAACCTACAGAGTCCGGATCTGTAACGTGGGTCTCAAGACATCTCTTAACTTTAGGATTCAGAACCACAAGATGAAGCTTGTTGAGATGGAAGGCTCACATGTTCTCCAGAACGATTATGACTCGCTTGACGTCCACGTGGGTCAATGCTTCGGTGTGATTGTCACGGCAAACCAAGAACCTAAAGATTACTACATGGTGGCTTCCACAAGATTCTTGAAGAAGGCTTTGGCTACAACAGGGCTCCTCCGCTACGAGGGAGGCAAAGGTCTTGCCTCTCCTCAGCTACCTGCGGCCCCCGTTGGTTGGGCTTGGTCTTTGAACCAGTTCCGCTCTTTCAGGTGGAACTTGACAGCCAGCGCAGCTAGACCTAACCCACAGGGCTCTTACCATTACGGAAAGATTAACATCACTCGCACCATTAAGCTCGTGAACACTCAGGGAAAGATCGATGGTAAGCTTAGGTACGCGTTGAGTGGAGTCTCGCATACAGACCCCGAGACCCCCTTGAAGCTCGCTGAGTACTTTGGTGTTGCTGATAAGGTTTTCAAATACGACATTATTTCCGACAACCCAACCTCGGATCAGATCAAGAACATCAAGATCGAACCCAATGTTCTTAACATCACTCACCGCACCTTCATTGAAGTCGTGTTTGAGAACCATGAAAAGAGCGTCCAGTCTTGGCATTTAGATGGCTACTCCTTCTTCGCTGTAGC GGTTGAGCCAGGGACATGGACACCAGAGAAGAGGAAGAACTACAACCTTCTAGATGCAGTGAGCAGACACACAGTCCAAGTGTACCCCAAGTGTTGGGCTGCAATCTTGCTCACATTTGACAATTGTGGAATGTGGAACATTAGGTCAGAGAACTCTGAGAGACGATACTTGGGACAGCAACTCTACGCAAGCGTCTTGTCACCGGAAAAATCCCTCCGGGACGAATACAACATGCCGGAGTCAAGCCTCCAATGTGGCCTTGTCAAGGACAAACCTAAGATTAACCCTTATGCTGGAGCCTAA